In Chanodichthys erythropterus isolate Z2021 chromosome 18, ASM2448905v1, whole genome shotgun sequence, the following are encoded in one genomic region:
- the LOC137006313 gene encoding brain-enriched guanylate kinase-associated protein: MKGKLRRKNMNKVYIGKTAVKAPGNGGKHQKRSSVQEQKEDLRRRLGCTTHKLQLLESEFQSTRQYLETELRRAQEEMDKFTEKLRRIQSSYAALQRINQDMEEKIHRTTQRYEEEKRSLSREIVSLNKHLMDAKITIQKLRADNDLYRKDCNLAAQLLQCGKSPYRSHRLSELPADLQERVSSHMEKQGHGQSVALHHSCSDAIPTAVIGRVLEKPEPGRSCPVTRSPSPQAQEFPSGTDKVQRRAAYKLSDLYCSDTALYCPTDERRYDHWLERRQSADQSGQIRGHTDSNPEDESLPQSFSLHEDPFGSLPACYSSFSMALDEKTQVSSSQQALFTDWRDGDYEHKNPSSYGKEHPGFSKSSSFQNGGSLAHDYSASEAHGDRQVHVPEDPRDGWRQMSMEDMNTFFCSPRRASPFRFSERHFAVGPAKIKLGPLYSSFQEGDHVFRTRAPDLRFPASAGSSPAMNPKISLNALKKGLMFRSKDAGQDSTSSFFKDKQNTDEDTLRRDYAHESPSSSVESLKSLDIQHYKKDLQKKTPQYQKSGNAGLSRKDSLTKAQLYGTLLN, from the exons atgaaagGGAAGTTGCGCag AAAAAACATGAACAAGGTTTATATTGGGAAAACTGCAGTAAAAGCACCAGGAAATGGTGGTAAACATCAGAAGAGAAG ttcaGTGCAGGAGCAGAAGGAGGATCTGCGCAGGCGTCTCGGCTGCACCACACACAAGCTGCAGCTGCTGGAGAGCGAGTTTCAGTCGACTCGTCAGTATCTGGAGACGGAGCTTCGACGAGCGCAAGAGGAAATGGACAAATTCACTGAGAAACTGCGCAG GATTCAGAGCAGCTACGCGGCACTACAGAGAATAAACCAGGACATGGAGGAGAAAATCCACAGAACG ACTCAGCGTTACGAAGAGGAGAAGAGATCTCTGAGTCGAGAGATCGTCTCGCTCAATAAACACCTGATGGACGCCAAGATCACCATCCAGAAGCTGCGAGCGGATAAC GATCTGTACAGGAAAGACTGCAATCTGGCAGCTCAACTGCTCCAGTGTGGAAAATCTCCTTACAGATCGCACAGACTGTCtgag CTTCCCGCTGACCTTCAGGAGCGAGTGAGTTCCCACATGGAGAAGCAGGGTCATGGCCAGAGCGTAGCACTGCATCACTCCTGCTCAGACGCCATTCCCACCGCTGTCATCGGCAGGGTCCTGGAGAAACCGGAGCCTGGGAGAAGCTGTCCAGTCACACGCTCGCCGAGTCCTCAAGCTCAAGAATTCCCGTCCGGCACTGACAAAGTTCAGAGGCGCGCGGCGTATAAGTTGTCAGATCTGTACTGCAGCGACACGGCGCTATACTGTCCCACCGATGAGCGGCGGTACGACCACTGGCTGGAGCGACGGCAGAGCGCAGACCAGAGCGGACAGATCCGAGGACACACTGACAGCAACCCAGAAGATGAGAGTTTGCCTCAGAGTTTCTCTCTGCATGAAGACCCTTTCGGATCTCTTCCGGCCTGTTATTCCAGCTTCAGTATGGCGTTGGATGAGAAGACTCAAGTGTCGTCGTCCCAGCAGGCTCTGTTCACCGACTGGCGTGATGGAGACTACGAGCACAAGAACCCATCCTCGTATGGAAAGGAACATCCCGGATTTTCCAAGTCGAGCAGCTTCCAGAACGGCGGTTCTCTGGCACACGACTACAGCGCGTCTGAAGCTCACGGGGACAGACAGGTCCACGTCCCTGAGGATCCGAGGGACGGCTGGCGGCAGATGAGCATGGAGGACATGAACACCTTCTTCTGCAGCCCTAGACGAGCTTCGCCCTTCCGTTTCTCAGAGCGGCACTTTGCGGTCGGTCCTGCCAAAATCAAACTGGGTCCCCTTTATAGCAGCTTCCAGGAGGGAGACCACGTCTTCCGCACGCGAGCACCGGATTTGCGGTTCCCTGCGTCAGCGGGATCAAGTCCTGCGATGAACCCAAAGATTAGCCTGAATGCATTGAAGAAGGGCTTGATGTTCCGCTCAAAAGATGCTGGTCAGGACTCAACGAGCAGCTTCTTCAAAGACAAGCAGAACACGGATGAAGACACTTTACGGAGAGATTACGCACATGAAAGTCCCAGTAGTTCTGTCGAATCACTAAAGAGTCTGGACATCCAGCACTACAAGAAGGATCTTCAGAAAAAGACGCCACAGTATCAAAAGTCTGGAAACGCGGGCCTCAGTCGCAAAGACAGTCTTACCAAAGCACAGCTTTATGGAACGCTGCTTAACTAA
- the wdr25 gene encoding WD repeat-containing protein 25 isoform X1 codes for MASLVDYEDSDSDPDQERLSAAPQPHLELYNAGALIMSSSSSSSSSSAQSTSGCMKRAQLQPAAVRPYIPKRQRVSTAAVQTPETQDTRPSAGAHLLSEVSERVRPFLGRKHGRAELPRRLQCCVQAHQGPVNTLQWSPVDHLSHLLLSASMDKTCKVWDGVGGGRCLQTYSAHLGAVRDACWLPCGRRLLSGSFDGTAALTDVETGQTVSRMENGFKVTCVAPRPSDPDVFLSGGFSSEVKAWDARCCKVLRVYKAAVQQTLDVLFLSGGREFVSSTDAVSRDSAERTLIAWDFETTAKLSNQIFHERYTCPSLSAHPLDDSFIAQSNGGYIALFSSQRPYRMNKRRRYEGHKVEGFAVHCGFSADGSVLVSGSSTGSVHFYDYQSSQSLKTLDAHEHACVCAALHPVIPAVTATCDWTGEIKIWT; via the exons ATGGCTTCACTGGTGGATTATGAGGATTCTGACAGTGATCCGGATCAAGAGCGTCTGTCTGCTGCTCCTCAGCCTCATCTGGAGCTTTATAATGCTGGAGCCCTCATCATgagctcctcatcatcatcatcttcatcatcagcACAGAGCACATCCGGCTGCATGAAGAGAGCGCAGCTGCAGCCGGCCGCAGTCAGGCCGTATATTCCTAAAAGACAGCGCGTGTCCACTGCAGCGGTCCAGACACCAGAGACACAGGACACACGTCCATCTGCTGGAGCTCATCTGCTGTCCGAGGTGTCGGAGAGAGTGCGGCCGTTCCTGGGACGAAAGCACGGACGGGCCGAGCTGCCCAGACGACTGCAGTGTTGTGTTCAGGCCCATCAGGGTCCAGTGAACACCCTGCAGTGGAGTCCAGTGGATCATCTCAGTCATCTGCTGCTCTCTGCGTCCATGGACAAGACCTGCAAG GTGTGGGACGGCGTTGGCGGTGGACGGTGCTTACAGACTTACTCCGCCCACCTCGGGGCGGTGCGTGATGCGTGTTGGCTGCCGTGCGGGCGACGCCTCCTCTCAGGCTCGTTTGACGGGACGGCGGCGCTCACTGACGTGGAGACGG GTCAGACCGTCTCTCGGATGGAGAACGGCTTTAAGGTGACCTGCGTCGCCCCGCGACCTTCCGACCCCGACGTGTTCCTGAGTGGTGGCTTCAGTTCAGAGGTCAAAGCCTGGGACGCCCGCTGCTGTAAG GTGCTGCGCGTGTATAAAGCGGCGGTTCAGCAGACGCTGGACGTCTTGTTTCTGAGCGGCGGCCGAGAGTTCGTGAGCAGCACCGACGCCGTCAGTCGAGACTCGGCCGAGCGAACGCTCATCGCCTGGGACTTTGAGACGACCGCCAAACTCTCCAACCAGATATTCCAC GAGCGCTACACCTGTCCGAGTCTGAGCGCTCACCCGCTGGACGACAGCTTCATCGCTCAGAGCAACGGTGGCTACATCGCCCTGTTCTCCTCCCAGCGGCCGTACCGCATGAACAAGAGACGCAGATACGAGGGACACAAG GTGGAGGGATTCGCGGTGCATTGTGGGTTCTCCGCAGACGGAAGCGTACTGGTCTCTGGTAGTTCAACGGGTTCTGTGCACTTCTACGACTATCAGAGCTCACAGAGCCTGAAGACGCTGGACGCTCATGAACACGCGTGTGTGTGCGCCGCGCTCCATCCCGTGATCCCCGCCGTCACGGCCACCTGTGATTGGACGGGAGAGATCAAGATATGGACCTGA
- the wdr25 gene encoding WD repeat-containing protein 25 isoform X2, with product MASLVDYEDSDSDPDQERLSAAPQPHLELYNAGALIMSSSSSSSSSSAQSTSGCMKRAQLQPAAVRPYIPKRQRVSTAAVQTPETQDTRPSAGAHLLSEVSERVRPFLGRKHGRAELPRRLQCCVQAHQGPVNTLQWSPVDHLSHLLLSASMDKTCKVWDGVGGGRCLQTYSAHLGAVRDACWLPCGRRLLSGSFDGTAALTDVETGQTVSRMENGFKVTCVAPRPSDPDVFLSGGFSSEVKAWDARCCKVLRVYKAAVQQTLDVLFLSGGREFVSSTDAVSRDSAERTLIAWDFETTAKLSNQIFHVEGFAVHCGFSADGSVLVSGSSTGSVHFYDYQSSQSLKTLDAHEHACVCAALHPVIPAVTATCDWTGEIKIWT from the exons ATGGCTTCACTGGTGGATTATGAGGATTCTGACAGTGATCCGGATCAAGAGCGTCTGTCTGCTGCTCCTCAGCCTCATCTGGAGCTTTATAATGCTGGAGCCCTCATCATgagctcctcatcatcatcatcttcatcatcagcACAGAGCACATCCGGCTGCATGAAGAGAGCGCAGCTGCAGCCGGCCGCAGTCAGGCCGTATATTCCTAAAAGACAGCGCGTGTCCACTGCAGCGGTCCAGACACCAGAGACACAGGACACACGTCCATCTGCTGGAGCTCATCTGCTGTCCGAGGTGTCGGAGAGAGTGCGGCCGTTCCTGGGACGAAAGCACGGACGGGCCGAGCTGCCCAGACGACTGCAGTGTTGTGTTCAGGCCCATCAGGGTCCAGTGAACACCCTGCAGTGGAGTCCAGTGGATCATCTCAGTCATCTGCTGCTCTCTGCGTCCATGGACAAGACCTGCAAG GTGTGGGACGGCGTTGGCGGTGGACGGTGCTTACAGACTTACTCCGCCCACCTCGGGGCGGTGCGTGATGCGTGTTGGCTGCCGTGCGGGCGACGCCTCCTCTCAGGCTCGTTTGACGGGACGGCGGCGCTCACTGACGTGGAGACGG GTCAGACCGTCTCTCGGATGGAGAACGGCTTTAAGGTGACCTGCGTCGCCCCGCGACCTTCCGACCCCGACGTGTTCCTGAGTGGTGGCTTCAGTTCAGAGGTCAAAGCCTGGGACGCCCGCTGCTGTAAG GTGCTGCGCGTGTATAAAGCGGCGGTTCAGCAGACGCTGGACGTCTTGTTTCTGAGCGGCGGCCGAGAGTTCGTGAGCAGCACCGACGCCGTCAGTCGAGACTCGGCCGAGCGAACGCTCATCGCCTGGGACTTTGAGACGACCGCCAAACTCTCCAACCAGATATTCCAC GTGGAGGGATTCGCGGTGCATTGTGGGTTCTCCGCAGACGGAAGCGTACTGGTCTCTGGTAGTTCAACGGGTTCTGTGCACTTCTACGACTATCAGAGCTCACAGAGCCTGAAGACGCTGGACGCTCATGAACACGCGTGTGTGTGCGCCGCGCTCCATCCCGTGATCCCCGCCGTCACGGCCACCTGTGATTGGACGGGAGAGATCAAGATATGGACCTGA